In the Halarsenatibacter silvermanii genome, CCTGGGATGCTATGTAATTTTTAGTTTCCACACTCTGTACTTTTTATTTGCCAAACACATTTATCCGACCTCATGCAGCCAGAGATTATAATTTTTTCTCAGAAGCGAATAAGGATTGTTGTGACCTTCCCTCTCCAGAAGAAAGAACTAAACATTGAAGACCGCGCACCGATCGGGATGAGGCAGAGCAGGTTTTGGGGATAATAGAGAAGGCAGCCCGCGATCTGCAGGTCGAGGGCTTGAATCTATTTTTTAAATGCGGTCTGTCCGTTAAAGACAATAATAAAAATATATAAAGGATCATAGACAGAGCCCAGGTGGAAATGCAGAACCTGTAATTGAGATTATACTTGTTCTCGTTCTCACTCTTTGCTATAATTGTATCGAAAAATATCAGCATCTTTTATATATTCGATAAGTTCATATTATAAAATATATGGAAAAAAGCTTCGGCGATCACTGTCAGGCAGGCCCTGGAGGAGTTTGATTCTGTAGATGTCGTTCTCGATGATGAGACAGCTGCTGATAATGTCTATAGGATGGCGGAAAATTCGGGTTCTGCGGTGAAGAGAGAAAATAAAGATGAGGAGATCTTTTAGAGCTCTTCTGGAAATACAGGTTAATGCCTATAAAAGCTATGCCGACATATAAACATAACTTATAATAAATATAGCTATTACTTATTAATATATAAAAATAATAAAAGGAGGAAATCAGATTATGGACAACAGGAAATTCATCATCTTATCTGGAGGAATTATAGGTATTCTGGCTTCGCTGCTGGTCTATCTGGGCAATCCCAGCAATATGGGTATCTGTATGGCCTGCTTTTATCGCGATATTGCCGGAGGGCTGGGGCTGCACAGGGCCGATATAGTACAGAACCTCAGACCGGAAATAGTCGGTTTTGTTCTGGGGGGATTTGTGCTGGCCAAATCCAGGGGGGAGCTAAAACCCAGGACCGGTTCCAATCCCCTGCTCAGATTTTTACTGGGGGCTTTTATGGCCATAGGAGCCCTGGTCTTTCTGGGCTGTCCCTGGCGGATGATCCTGCGTTTGAGCGGCGGTGATCTCACGGCTCTGGGCGGTCTTTTCGGTTACATAGCGGGAATATATATCGGAGTGGTCTTTCTCAGAAAAGGATTTTCTCTGGGCAGAGCCCATTATGATCTGGAACCTGCCAGCGGCTATGTTATACCCCTGATATTTCTGGGAGTTATGGTGCTGAGGCTGGCAGGCCCTGAATTCATATTTCTGAGTGAGGCCGGCCCGGGATCAGAATTTGCACCTGTATCAGCTGCTCTGCTGGCAGGCCTTGTTGTGGGGGGGCTGGCCCAGCGCAGCCGCATCTGTACAGCCGGTGCTATAAGGGATATGTTTCTGATAGGTGATAATCATCTGCTCAATGGAATTATAATGATCTTTCTTCTGGCTCTGGCTGGAAATCTGGTGCTCGGGCAGTTTACTCTGGGCTTTGCCGATCAGCCCGTGGCTCATAATGAATTCACCTGGAATTTTCTGGGGATGGTCATAGTGGGCATAACGGCAGTTATGCTGGGAGGCTGTCCGCTGCGCCAGACCATACTTGCCAGTGAAGGTGATATGGATGCAGGTCTGGTCATTTTTGGCCTTATAGTAGGTGCGGCCTTTTCCCATAACTTTGGACTGGCAGCTTCACCTGAGGGAGTTGCTTTCAACGGACGTCTGGCCGCTGTCCTCATACTCCTGGCTATTCTAATCATCGGTGTGGTCAATATTCGCTGGAACAGAAAATAGAAGATGTGAAGGTATTTAACCTAAAATCTAAAATAATTATATAAGGAGGAAAAGTCATGTCACATAAAACCGTGGATACAAGCGGACTTTCCTGCCCTCAGCCTCTGATGATGGTAAAAGAAGCTCTGGAGGAGAGCAAGGATGAGTTTGAAGCTATCATCGATACCGAGGTGGCCCGGGAAAATATCACCCGTTTTCTGGAAAATGAAGATGTAGATTTTGAGATCGAGCCTGAAGGGGATAATTATATATTCCATATAAATTCTTAAAGATACTGAGGAGAGTGAGCACTATGGTTGATTCGGAAGAAGAATACAATGATTTCCTTGTTACTTTTCATGCTACCTCAGCTGCCATGAGATGTGAGAAAATCTGCCAGCAGTCCGAGCTCGATGCTCATCTGCGGCCGGTGCCGCGCGATATCAGTTCTTCCTGCGGCCTGGCCCTGGATGTAAATGAGGTGGCGCTCTGTGATCTCGAAGAGACTCTGAATAACAGCGATATAGGTGTGGAAGCTCTTTATTCCTGCCGCGAGGATGAGTTTGTGGAGCTGGAGTTTTAGCTGTGAAGCTAGATAACGGGAAAGGAGGATTAGATGGCTTCTATATATCTGGATAATGCCGCAACCAGCCATCCCCGGCCCCGGCCGGTGGTCGAGGCGGTGAGCGGCTATCTCAATGAGCTGGGGGCAAGTCCAGGGCGCAGCGGACATCGACCATCGCTGGAATCCGGCAGGCTTGTGCTGGAAACGAGAGAGCTTGCTGCCGATTTTTTCGGCGCTTCATCTGTCGAAAACGTCATATTCACCGCCAATGTAACCGGGGCTTTGAATATAGCTCTCAAAGGTTATCTGCGGCCCGGTGATCATGTTCTGACCACCCGTTTTGAGCATAATGCAGTCCTGCGCCCCCTGCACAGATTGAAGGAGGAGAGGAATATCGAGATAGATTATTTCCCGGTTGACAGCGGCGGCAGCATAGAGAGAGAAGATTTTGAACAGCTGCTGCGGGAGGACACTTCGCTTGTGGTCATAAATCACGCCTCAAATGTAACGGGTGCTGTGCTCGATATCCTCCCCCTGTCCGAATGGTGTGGTGAGTACAATCTGCCGCTCATGGTCGATGCCGCTCAATCGGCGGGGAGTCTCGATTTCCCCTGGGATAAACTCGACGCGCAGTTTCTCTGTTTTACAGGACATAAGGGTCTTATGGGGCCGCCGGGGACCGGAGGCATGATAATAGATCCGGAGATGGTTGAGCGGACGAAGAGCTTCATAGAGGGAGGGACCGGCAGCAAGTCAGATAAGCTCACACAGCCGCAGGTTCTCCCCGACAAATATGAGGCCGGAACTATGAATACCGCCGGTATTGCCGGACTGAATGCCGCTTTTAAATATCTTGCAGATGAAGGTCTGGAGCAAATTATTGAGAAAAAGAAAAGACTGACAGAAAAACTCTGCCGGGGAATGGAAGATATACCGGGTATCGAGGTTTTGGGGCCCGGACCCGGGGAGAGAAGAACGAGCACGGTCTCTATAACCTGGAGTGATGGCGATACAGCCGAGCTTTCGGTAAAGCTGGACAGGGAATACGATATCATGACCAGATCGGGCCTGCACTGTGCTCCTCTGGCCCACAGGGAGCTTGGGACCTATCCCCGGGGAGCTCTGCGCTTCAGCACGGGCCATTTCAACAGCGGGGATGATATAGATAGAACGCTGGCAGCTATTAAGGAGATTCTGGGCTGAGCCAGCCTGATATTCTGACAGTGGTGCAGGTGACAGGAGGTGTTTTATTATGAGCGCTGATCGCATTAAGCTGACAGAAATGAGCTCCAGCTCCGGCTGAGCAGCTAAAGTGGGGCCGGAGGATCTGGCCGAGATACTGGCGGGGCTGGACTTCAGCAGCGATGATGAGGATCTTCTCATCTCGCTGGCCGATAGCGATGATGCACTTGTCTACAGATTGAACGAGGGGCAGGCTCTGATTAAAAGTCTCGACTTTTTCACACCTGTTCTCGATGATCCCTATCTCTACGGACAGGCTGCTGCTGCCAACTCACTGAGCGATATCTATGCCATGGGAGGCAGGCCGATGCTGGCGCTGAATATATGCTGTTTTCCCGGCAGCCTGGAAAAGGAAGTTCTGCAGGAGATATTAAAAGGCGGTGTGGAGAAGACCAAAGAGTCCGGTGCTATTCTGGGGGGCGGTCATACCGTCGAGGATGATGAGCCCAAATACGGACTTTCGGTTGTGGGCACAGCTCCCCCCGAAGATATTATCTCCAACGGCGGCGCCGAGCCCGGAGATAAGTTAATTCTCACCAAGCAACTCGGCACCGGAATCATGGCCACCGCCCTCAAAGCTGATATGATCGAGGGAGCTGCTGACAGAGAATTTGTGCGTTCCATGCTGCGCCTCAATGAAGCGGTTCTCGAGCTTAGAGATGATTTTGCAGTTAAGGCAGCCACAGATGTCACCGGCTTCGGCCTGGCAGGTCATCTGCTGGAGATGCTGAATGCCAGCGGTGTCGGCTGCAGGGTTTTTGGTGACAAACTTTCTTATTTTGCAGAGGTTCCCAGATTTATAAATATGGGTCTGGTACCTGGCGGACTGCATAAAAACCGTGACACCTTTTCCTCCAGCGTGGAGATTACGGATAACGCTTCCGCAGAAATGCTGTTGAATGATCTGATCTATGATCCCCAGACCTCGGGCGGTCTGCTCCTGGCTCTGCCTGCTGGCCAGGCCGAATCCGCCCGCGATCTGCTGCTGGATGCAGGTGAAACGGCCAGAATTATTGGCCGGTTTACAGACTCTGAGCCCGGCATCGTGGTAGAGTAAGGTCAAAGAGCCTGGTCTGCCGGGATCGGAGCCATCTTTGCCCTGACCGAAACCAAACAGCCCCCTGCCAGTACTGGCAGGGGGCTGGGCCCGCTGAGAGCCCTGTGAGAAGCCGGATAGGATTGGCGGGGCAGTAGATGAGATTGATTTTAATATTTTGCTCTCCAAATTTAAAAAATGGCTGAACCAGCAGATCTGGTTCAGCCATTTTTTATGCCCATAAAATTTGCTATAAATTCATTTTCAGGCTGGTTATAAATTTATTTGGGAGTTCCTATCTGTTTAATTTCTCCCTGGTTCATAACAACAACTCTATCAGAAAGACTCATGGTTTCTTCCTGATCGTGAGTAACATATTCCTGCCCCATGAGCGCAGCTCTTTCTATCAGGGGCTCACCTGCATAGAGAAGATTGGCCGACCCGCCCCCATCGAGATTGAGGGCATAATAATAACCCTGTTTTCGGGCCAGTTCAGCGAGCTCGGACAGTGTCGCTCCGGCGGACATACCTATCTCCGTGGACATCCCATCACAATTTCCAGCGGAATCCACAGCTAAAGACCGACCTTCCACAGCGATGATACCCAGCTCACCTTCAGCGGTAATCCCCAGCATCATGCGAGCTGCCCGGGTCCTATCCACATCATAAAATTTATAGTGGTTGATAGATGAGGCTATAAAATTTTTCACAAAGTAGGGGAGGAAATTATTTTTCGGCGTAGAATAATATATTTAGACGGGATATGTTTAAAAAACATATTTTTTTGGGATTGTTATGTTTGTCCCAACATAATACCAGCAAAATAGGTGATATAACTATGTCAATTTTTAATTTCAAAGCAAGAATTGCGGTTACTCTGGTTCTGGTTTTAATGATCTTTATGGGAGCGGCAGTAACTATGCAGGTGGAGGCAGAATCCTTAACACTGGCCACCACCAGCAGCACCGAAGACTCGGGACTTCTGGGTGAGCTTCTGCCGGTCTTTGAGGAGAGAACGAGCTATGATGTAGATGTGATAGCGGTGGGAACCGGTCAGGCTCTGGAGACTGGCCGCCGGGGCGATGCCGATGTGCTGCTGGTGCACGCACCTGAGCTGGAAAAGGAATTTGTGGAAGATGGTTATGGAACCGATAGATATTACATAATGAACAATGACTTTATAATTGTGGGGCCTGCAGATGATCCGGCCGGTCTGGCAGAGCTGGATACCACCGAAGAGGCCATGTACGCCATCAAAGAGACGGGAGAAGCCGGCGAGCTGACCTTTACCTCCCGTGGTGACGGATCGGGCACTCATTTTCAGGAGGAGCAGCTCTGGCAGGCAGCGGAAATCGCTCTGGAAGCAGAGGTAGAGGGCAGAAGCTGGTACAATAGCCTGGGTCAGGGCATGGGCCCTACTCTGACCGCGGCCAATGAAATGGGCGCCTATACTT is a window encoding:
- the yedE gene encoding YedE family putative selenium transporter, whose translation is MDNRKFIILSGGIIGILASLLVYLGNPSNMGICMACFYRDIAGGLGLHRADIVQNLRPEIVGFVLGGFVLAKSRGELKPRTGSNPLLRFLLGAFMAIGALVFLGCPWRMILRLSGGDLTALGGLFGYIAGIYIGVVFLRKGFSLGRAHYDLEPASGYVIPLIFLGVMVLRLAGPEFIFLSEAGPGSEFAPVSAALLAGLVVGGLAQRSRICTAGAIRDMFLIGDNHLLNGIIMIFLLALAGNLVLGQFTLGFADQPVAHNEFTWNFLGMVIVGITAVMLGGCPLRQTILASEGDMDAGLVIFGLIVGAAFSHNFGLAASPEGVAFNGRLAAVLILLAILIIGVVNIRWNRK
- a CDS encoding sulfurtransferase TusA family protein; the protein is MSHKTVDTSGLSCPQPLMMVKEALEESKDEFEAIIDTEVARENITRFLENEDVDFEIEPEGDNYIFHINS
- a CDS encoding DUF3343 domain-containing protein; the encoded protein is MVDSEEEYNDFLVTFHATSAAMRCEKICQQSELDAHLRPVPRDISSSCGLALDVNEVALCDLEETLNNSDIGVEALYSCREDEFVELEF
- a CDS encoding aminotransferase class V-fold PLP-dependent enzyme, which produces MASIYLDNAATSHPRPRPVVEAVSGYLNELGASPGRSGHRPSLESGRLVLETRELAADFFGASSVENVIFTANVTGALNIALKGYLRPGDHVLTTRFEHNAVLRPLHRLKEERNIEIDYFPVDSGGSIEREDFEQLLREDTSLVVINHASNVTGAVLDILPLSEWCGEYNLPLMVDAAQSAGSLDFPWDKLDAQFLCFTGHKGLMGPPGTGGMIIDPEMVERTKSFIEGGTGSKSDKLTQPQVLPDKYEAGTMNTAGIAGLNAAFKYLADEGLEQIIEKKKRLTEKLCRGMEDIPGIEVLGPGPGERRTSTVSITWSDGDTAELSVKLDREYDIMTRSGLHCAPLAHRELGTYPRGALRFSTGHFNSGDDIDRTLAAIKEILG
- the selD gene encoding selenide, water dikinase SelD, encoding MSADRIKLTEMSSSSGUAAKVGPEDLAEILAGLDFSSDDEDLLISLADSDDALVYRLNEGQALIKSLDFFTPVLDDPYLYGQAAAANSLSDIYAMGGRPMLALNICCFPGSLEKEVLQEILKGGVEKTKESGAILGGGHTVEDDEPKYGLSVVGTAPPEDIISNGGAEPGDKLILTKQLGTGIMATALKADMIEGAADREFVRSMLRLNEAVLELRDDFAVKAATDVTGFGLAGHLLEMLNASGVGCRVFGDKLSYFAEVPRFINMGLVPGGLHKNRDTFSSSVEITDNASAEMLLNDLIYDPQTSGGLLLALPAGQAESARDLLLDAGETARIIGRFTDSEPGIVVE
- a CDS encoding substrate-binding domain-containing protein, coding for MSIFNFKARIAVTLVLVLMIFMGAAVTMQVEAESLTLATTSSTEDSGLLGELLPVFEERTSYDVDVIAVGTGQALETGRRGDADVLLVHAPELEKEFVEDGYGTDRYYIMNNDFIIVGPADDPAGLAELDTTEEAMYAIKETGEAGELTFTSRGDGSGTHFQEEQLWQAAEIALEAEVEGRSWYNSLGQGMGPTLTAANEMGAYTLTDRGTFLSMQDELNNLEEIFAGPEELDNPYSIMPVNPETHDVDYEGALGLVKFFLERETQDMIGEFGVEDYGEPLFLPGLF